GGACCTTCATGGTGCCTCTCGCCCCTCTCCGAGACGCTTGCCGACGGCGAGGCCGCGCGAGCGGGCGATCGCCGGAGCGTCGCCCTCCTCGCCGCCTTCGAGCTGGCAGCGGTGAAGCGCGAGCAGGCCGTCGCCGGTGGCGACGAGCAGCTCGCGCGAATTGAGCTCGACGATCGTACCGGGCGCGGCCGGAGGGTCGCCTTCGCGGGCAGGAACCGGAAGCGCCCACCAGACGAGCAGCCGCTCCGCGCCGGCTTCGGTGAAGGCGCCAGGGTACGGATGGGTGACGGCGCGCACCAGGTCGTAGATCCGTCGCGCCGGCAGCGACCAGTCGATCCGGCCGTCGGCCGGCTTGCGACCGCCGCGGTAGCAGCCGGCGGCGAGGTCCATCGGTCGCGCCTCGGCCGTGCCGGCAGCCAGCCGCGGCAGGGCGCGGTCGAGCAGGCGGACGGCGGCGGGCTCGAGCTTGCGATAGAGCGTGAGCGCCGTGTCCTCGAAGGCGATCTCCACCCGCTCCTGGTCGACGATCGCTCCGGCGTCCGGCTTGGCCACCATGTAGTGGAGGGTCACGCCGGTCTCGCGCTCGCCCTCGACGAGCACCCAATTGACCGGCGCGCGCCCGCGGTAGCGGGGGAGGAGCGATCCGTGCAGGTTGAGCGCGCCGCGTGGCGCCACCGCGAGCACCGCCTCGGGCAGCATGAAGCGGAAGTAGAACGAGAAGAGGAAGTCGGGGCGATAGGTGGCGACCGCGGCGGCGAACCCCGGCGTACCGACCTCGCCCTTCTCCGGGTAGTGCACCGCCGAGCCGGCGCGCTCGGCGCGCTCGGCGAGCGAGTCCCACCAGATCTCCTCGTGCGGGTCGTCGCGATGCGTGAAGACCGCCGGCACCTCGAAACCGTGGCGCCTCAGCGCCTCGAAACCCAGGCAGCCCATCGTGTGATAGCCGAGGACGACCGCTCTCATCGCGTCTCCTCACGGTCGACGGAGGCGTGACGCAGCACCTGGCGCACGACGAAGCGCGGTCGGCGGCGAACCTCCTGGTAGATCCGGCCGACGTATTCGCCGAGCAGTCCAAGGGCGAAGAGCAGCACGCCGACGAAGGAGAAGAGGAGCGCGAAGAGGGTGAAGACCCCCGAGACGGCCCACTCGGCGCCGTAGATCAGCCGGCCGGCGGCGAGCACCAGGGCGATCCCCATCGCCGCGGCGGAGGTGGCGATGCCGAGGACCATGGTGGCGCGCAGCGGCCAGAGCGAGAAGCTGGTCATCAGGTCGAACTGCAGGCGGACGAGCTTCCAGATCGAGTACTTGCTCTCGCCGCGCGCCCGCTCGGCATGGGCGACGGGCACCTCGGTGACGCGCCCGGCGAACATGTCGGCGAGCACCGGGATGAAGGTCGAGATCTCCTGCGAAGCGCAGAGCGTCTTGACCACCTGCCGACGGTAGGCGCGCAGCATGCAGCCGTAGTCGGAGAGCTCCACGCCGGTCGCCGCTGCGGTGATCCGGTTGACCAGGCGCGAGGCGAGCCGGCGGAACAGGGTGTCCTGCCGCGCCACCCGCACCGAGCCGACGACGTCGTAGCCCTCTTCCATCTTGGCCACCAGCTTCGGCACCTCTTCGGGCGGGTTCTGCAGGTCGGCGTCGAGAGTCACGACGATCTCGCCGCGCGAGGCTTCGAAGCCGGCGAAGACCGCAGCGTGCTGGCCGTAGTTGCGATTGAAGTCGATGACCACGACGTGCGGGTCGGCGGCGGTGAGCTCGCGCAGCAGCTCGAGCGAGCGGTCGCGACTGCCGTCGTTGACCAGCAGGAGCTCGTAGGTGCGGTCGAGCGACCCGAGGGCGGCGCTCAGTCGGCGGTGCAGCTCCGCGAGGTTCTCTTCCTCGTTGAAGACGGGAACGACGA
This genomic window from Holophagales bacterium contains:
- a CDS encoding formyltransferase; this translates as MRAVVLGYHTMGCLGFEALRRHGFEVPAVFTHRDDPHEEIWWDSLAERAERAGSAVHYPEKGEVGTPGFAAAVATYRPDFLFSFYFRFMLPEAVLAVAPRGALNLHGSLLPRYRGRAPVNWVLVEGERETGVTLHYMVAKPDAGAIVDQERVEIAFEDTALTLYRKLEPAAVRLLDRALPRLAAGTAEARPMDLAAGCYRGGRKPADGRIDWSLPARRIYDLVRAVTHPYPGAFTEAGAERLLVWWALPVPAREGDPPAAPGTIVELNSRELLVATGDGLLALHRCQLEGGEEGDAPAIARSRGLAVGKRLGEGREAP
- a CDS encoding glycosyltransferase; its protein translation is MHGAERTAADRSAADPWLSVVVPVFNEEENLAELHRRLSAALGSLDRTYELLLVNDGSRDRSLELLRELTAADPHVVVIDFNRNYGQHAAVFAGFEASRGEIVVTLDADLQNPPEEVPKLVAKMEEGYDVVGSVRVARQDTLFRRLASRLVNRITAAATGVELSDYGCMLRAYRRQVVKTLCASQEISTFIPVLADMFAGRVTEVPVAHAERARGESKYSIWKLVRLQFDLMTSFSLWPLRATMVLGIATSAAAMGIALVLAAGRLIYGAEWAVSGVFTLFALLFSFVGVLLFALGLLGEYVGRIYQEVRRRPRFVVRQVLRHASVDREETR